The following coding sequences are from one Apodemus sylvaticus chromosome X, mApoSyl1.1, whole genome shotgun sequence window:
- the Klhl34 gene encoding kelch-like protein 34, with protein sequence MSYFLSYCKAHGSSLLTGYQALRAEGFLCDVTLEAEGSEFPAHRSLLACSSDYFRALFKSHTQESRARVIHLHVPSAAGLQRLLDFIYTAWLPLSMETVEDTLEAASYLQVTEALGLCAHYLERQLAPENCCFTANVAARFGLARTLGAAERCIVRHLGELLVMGTGPSGLLELNPISMKAVLGAPNVARVPETRLLGLALAWLQQEPKAQRLAHSSTLLGCIRFGLVPAAVLRRMYSGSGLTLPTRIKSLIIQALNYHTAPSRQPLLQGEQTSVRSPQTRILLVGGLRARETATEEIMVLPEVVQNRHPAPEPEEEEGEEGEEWELTQDVVSFDVYNHSWHSLTRLPAPLLGHSLCATGNFLYVLGGESLSGSPSSSLADGSRSVTALVHRYDPRFHTWTQVPAMREARAYFWCGVVGESLLAVGGLGTCGEALASVEMYDLRRDRWMAAGELPRAVHGHAGAVGDHGVVFISGGKAGRGGGGTSSLRDMYSLSPGERVWNKRAPMGTARYGHYLAVLRGAVFAFLGRYEPFSEIERYDPSTDQWTRLRSLPYDRFCYGLAVVEETVLLLGGLKWRDSHQVPTRNVVGYDLDLDHWEDIGCVLPWAWSGLQCAVLQLPEGREETREGETGEVTGLVLD encoded by the coding sequence ATGAGTTACTTCCTGTCTTACTGCAAAGCCCACGGCAGCTCTCTTCTCACTGGCTACCAGGCCCTACGCGCTGAGGGCTTCTTGTGCGACGTGACCCTGGAGGCCGAGGGCAGTGAGTTCCCAGCGCACAGGTCACTTCTGGCGTGCTCCAGCGACTACTTCAGGGCCCTGTTTAAAAGTCACACTCAGGAATCGCGGGCTCGCGTTATTCACCTGCATGTGCCTTCAGCAGCTGGCCTACAGCGCCTGCTGGACTTCATCTACACTGCCTGGCTGCCCCTTTCCATGGAGACCGTGGAGGACACTCTGGAGGCTGCCAGCTACCTGCAAGTCACTGAGGCCTTGGGACTGTGTGCCCACTACTTGGAACGCCAGCTTGCCCCAGAGAATTGCTGCTTCACTGCCAATGTGGCAGCTCGATTTGGCCTGGCCCGCACCCTAGGTGCAGCGGAGCGCTGTATTGTGCGCCACCTGGGGGAGCTGTTAGTGATGGGCACTGGCCCCTCGGGGCTGCTGGAACTCAATCCTATATCAATGAAAGCTGTGCTGGGTGCCCCCAACGTGGCACGGGTGCCTGAAACACGGCTGCTGGGCCTGGCACTAGCCTGGCTGCAGCAGGAGCCCAAGGCCCAGCGCCTGGCACATAGTTCAACACTGCTTGGATGCATCCGCTTTGGCCTGgtgcctgctgctgtgctgcGGCGCATGTACTCGGGCTCCGGTCTGACACTACCTACTAGGATCAAGAGTCTCATCATCCAGGCCCTCAATTACCACACAGCACCCTCCAGGCAGCCACTTCTGCAGGGAGAACAGACCAGTGTCCGGAGTCCCCAGACCCGTATCTTGCTAGTTGGTGGTCTCAGAGCTAGGGAGACAGCAACTGAGGAAATTATGGTCCTACCAGAGGTAGTTCAGAATCGGCACCCTGCACCTGaaccagaggaagaggagggcgaGGAGGGAGAGGAGTGGGAGCTCACTCAGGATGTGGTGTCTTTCGACGTGTACAACCACAGCTGGCACAGCCTGACACGGCTGCCCGCACCACTGCTAGGCCACAGCTTATGTGCCACTGGCAACTTCTTATATGTCcttggaggggagagcctgtctggCAGCCCATCTAGTTCCCTGGCTGATGGTTCAAGGTCAGTCACAGCCTTAGTGCACCGTTATGACCCGCGCTTCCACACTTGGACACAGGTGCCTGCCATGCGAGAGGCAAGGGCCTACTTCTGGTGTGGTGTGGTAGGCGAGAGTCTCCTGGCTGTTGGAGGCCTGGGCACCTGTGGTGAGGCACTGGCCTCAGTGGAGATGTATGACCTTCGAAGGGACCGCTGGATGGCAGCTGGAGAGCTACCCCGGGCAGTACACGGTCATGCAGGCGCTGTTGGGGACCATGGTGTTGTGTTCATCTCCGGGGGCAAGGCTGGGAGAGGTGGAGGAGGCACAAGTAGCCTCCGGGATATGTACTCCCTTAGCCCCGGAGAGAGAGTGTGGAACAAGAGGGCACCCATGGGCACAGCTCGCTATGGGCACTACCTTGCAGTGCTGCGAGGTGCGGTGTTTGCCTTTTTGGGGAGATATGAGCCCTTTTCTGAGATCGAACGCTATGACCCCAGCACAGACCAGTGGACTCGGTTGCGGTCACTACCCTATGACCGCTTCTGCTatggacttgctgtggtagaagAGACAGTGCTGCTGCTGGGTGGCCTCAAGTGGCGGGACTCACACCAGGTGCCAACTCGGAATGTAGTGGGCTATGACCTTGACCTGGACCACTGGGAAGATATAGGCTGTGTGCTGCCGTGGGCGTGGAGTGGCCTTCAGTGTGCGGTGCTGCAGCTGCCTGAGGGTAGGGAGGagacaagggagggagagactggagAGGTGACAGGTTTAGTGCTGGATTGA